From one Gammaproteobacteria bacterium genomic stretch:
- a CDS encoding phosphatidylserine decarboxylase, with the protein MIAREGWTRIAFFAVLALGVQIFAGTFWALPLWLLLLLVIQFFRDPDREIPQQPGAIVSPAHGRVIAIENVIDPYIERRALKISIFMNIFSVHSNRTPVDGVVVEKWYEKGRFLNASLDKASQLNERSAVHFRTRDGWDVTSVQIAGLVARRILCYLKKDQEVVRGERYGFIRFGSRVDLYLPEDTYVVAQLGRWVLSGTDIIGFLPVSEH; encoded by the coding sequence ATGATTGCCCGAGAAGGCTGGACGCGTATAGCTTTTTTTGCGGTGTTGGCGTTAGGAGTGCAGATTTTCGCAGGCACTTTTTGGGCGCTACCCTTGTGGTTGTTGCTTCTGTTGGTAATACAGTTTTTCAGGGACCCTGATCGCGAAATACCGCAGCAGCCCGGGGCGATAGTCTCGCCAGCTCATGGGCGCGTTATTGCGATTGAAAATGTTATAGACCCCTATATAGAACGCCGGGCACTCAAGATCAGTATCTTTATGAACATATTTTCTGTTCATTCTAATCGAACTCCGGTAGATGGAGTTGTGGTTGAGAAGTGGTATGAAAAGGGTCGATTCTTGAACGCTTCACTGGATAAGGCATCTCAATTAAACGAGCGATCTGCCGTGCACTTTCGTACCAGGGATGGTTGGGATGTCACGAGTGTTCAGATTGCTGGCCTGGTTGCCAGGCGTATACTTTGTTATCTGAAAAAGGATCAGGAGGTAGTACGGGGTGAGCGTTACGGGTTTATCCGTTTTGGCTCACGAGTCGATCTATATCTGCCCGAGGATACTTATGTGGTTGCGCAACTCGGTCGCTGGGTATTGTCTGGAACCGACATAATCGGTTTTTTACCGGTCTCTGAACACTAG
- the pssA gene encoding CDP-diacylglycerol--serine O-phosphatidyltransferase: METGKKIHKLERADRGRKGIYILPNLFTTGSLFAAFYAIVQATNGFYEHSAIAIVVAAVLDSLDGRVARMTNTVSDFGKEYDSLVDLVAFGLAPALVFYAWGLKDFGKIGWLTAFIYVATTALRLARFNTQDTKSDKYFRGLPCPAAAVLAATTLWTVQSYGLTGTWTVVTALLVMILLSAAMVSSFPYRSFKDLDLKNRVPFMTLLALVLVFVLISFDPPVVLLLLSVGFALSGPILWLFGKKPESSDIADEDDFEADDEVTEIGTTVSGVDKL; this comes from the coding sequence ATGGAAACGGGAAAGAAAATCCACAAGCTAGAGCGAGCTGACAGAGGTCGCAAGGGGATCTATATATTGCCGAACCTGTTTACGACCGGCAGTCTTTTTGCTGCATTTTACGCGATCGTGCAGGCTACAAACGGCTTCTATGAACATTCTGCTATCGCTATAGTCGTTGCTGCCGTGCTCGACAGCCTTGATGGTAGGGTCGCGCGGATGACCAATACGGTAAGTGATTTTGGCAAGGAGTACGATAGTCTTGTTGATTTGGTAGCGTTTGGGCTAGCCCCGGCTTTGGTTTTCTATGCATGGGGACTGAAAGATTTTGGCAAAATAGGATGGTTGACTGCATTCATCTACGTCGCCACCACGGCACTGAGACTCGCCCGCTTTAATACTCAAGATACCAAAAGCGATAAATATTTTCGCGGGTTACCTTGCCCGGCGGCGGCGGTGCTGGCAGCGACAACTCTTTGGACAGTGCAGAGTTATGGCTTAACGGGTACCTGGACTGTTGTTACGGCGTTGCTGGTGATGATTCTTCTGTCAGCAGCGATGGTGAGTTCTTTCCCTTATAGGAGCTTTAAGGATCTTGATCTAAAAAACCGGGTACCATTCATGACGCTTCTCGCGCTCGTGCTAGTTTTTGTACTGATTTCATTTGATCCACCCGTCGTGCTCTTGCTGCTGTCAGTTGGTTTTGCACTATCTGGTCCAATCTTATGGTTATTTGGAAAGAAACCAGAATCTTCCGATATTGCCGATGAAGATGACTTTGAGGCTGACGATGAAGTAACAGAAATCGGGACAACAGTCAGCGGGGTTGATAAATTATGA
- a CDS encoding 2-isopropylmalate synthase — protein sequence MTDRLIVFDTTLRDGEQSPGASMTADEKMRLARQLERLRVDVIEAGFPAASPGDFEAVQRIAKQVRESTICGLARANARDVDLAADAVKPAESPRIHTFIATSPIHMREKLRMSPEQVLEQAVLSVKQARNSTGDVEFSPEDAGRSDEDFLCRLLEAVIDAGATTINIPDTVGYTMPSQFGELIGNLMERIPNSDKAIFSVHCHNDLGMAVANSLAAVLKGARQVECTVNGLGERAGNASLEEIVMAVRTRQDFFDCDTNIDSTQIVPASRLVSTITGFPVQPNKAIVGANAFAHEAGIHQDGVLKNRETYEIMRAEDVGWSANKLVLGKHSGRTAFTKRLSDLGIEFESKVDRDEAFARFKTLADKKHEIFDEDLIALVSESDSEQVNEKLQLVSLRVCSATGEIPKAVVTLNIEGTEETGSATGDGVVDASYKAVESIAPSKSNLLLYSVNNITTGTDAQGEVSVRLEKDGRIVNGNGADTDIVIASVKAYVNALNRLNQSQYSVHPQLSGTE from the coding sequence ATGACTGATCGGTTAATTGTTTTTGACACAACGTTGCGTGACGGCGAGCAGAGTCCTGGCGCATCGATGACGGCAGATGAAAAAATGAGGCTCGCTCGGCAACTGGAACGACTAAGAGTAGACGTTATAGAAGCCGGATTTCCAGCTGCCAGTCCCGGAGACTTTGAAGCGGTTCAAAGAATCGCAAAGCAGGTGAGAGAAAGTACGATCTGTGGTCTGGCCCGGGCTAATGCCCGCGATGTCGACCTGGCAGCCGATGCCGTCAAGCCGGCGGAATCTCCGAGAATACACACGTTTATTGCTACCTCTCCCATTCATATGCGGGAGAAGCTGAGAATGTCACCTGAACAGGTGTTGGAACAGGCGGTGTTGTCGGTTAAACAAGCCAGAAATAGCACGGGAGATGTGGAGTTCTCGCCTGAGGATGCGGGTCGTTCTGATGAGGATTTCTTGTGTCGACTACTTGAAGCAGTAATCGATGCCGGCGCAACGACGATTAACATACCAGACACTGTAGGCTATACGATGCCTAGCCAGTTTGGAGAGTTGATAGGCAATCTGATGGAGCGGATACCGAACTCCGATAAAGCAATATTTTCAGTACATTGCCATAACGATTTAGGGATGGCTGTCGCCAATTCGCTAGCCGCAGTGCTGAAGGGAGCGCGTCAGGTCGAGTGCACTGTCAATGGACTCGGAGAGCGAGCAGGCAACGCATCACTCGAAGAAATTGTGATGGCAGTCAGGACAAGACAAGATTTTTTCGACTGTGATACCAACATAGACTCGACACAGATTGTCCCAGCAAGTCGCCTGGTATCGACTATTACCGGATTTCCTGTTCAGCCCAATAAAGCGATTGTGGGTGCTAATGCGTTTGCTCATGAAGCCGGCATACATCAGGACGGTGTTCTAAAAAATCGTGAAACTTACGAAATAATGCGTGCGGAAGATGTCGGCTGGTCAGCTAACAAGCTTGTGCTCGGCAAACATTCGGGTCGTACAGCGTTTACGAAACGTCTTTCAGATTTAGGGATAGAATTTGAGTCTAAGGTCGATCGGGATGAGGCCTTTGCAAGGTTTAAGACATTGGCTGACAAGAAACACGAGATATTTGATGAAGACCTTATAGCTTTGGTCAGTGAAAGTGATTCTGAACAGGTGAATGAAAAACTTCAATTGGTGTCGTTAAGGGTATGTTCGGCAACCGGTGAGATACCGAAAGCTGTCGTTACGCTAAATATTGAGGGTACTGAGGAAACAGGATCAGCGACGGGCGACGGAGTTGTAGACGCTTCATACAAGGCTGTAGAAAGTATTGCTCCTTCAAAGAGTAACCTGCTCTTGTATTCTGTGAACAACATTACGACTGGTACAGATGCACAAGGAGAAGTCAGTGTGCGTCTGGAAAAAGATGGAAGAATCGTCAATGGTAACGGAGCAGACACCGATATTGTAATTGCCTCAGTAAAGGCGTACGTGAATGCGCTAAACAGGCTCAACCAGAGTCAATATTCCGTTCATCCACAATTGAGTGGTACGGAATAA
- a CDS encoding uracil-DNA glycosylase, with the protein MSRTSPVRADGDDIELEALADKVRQCQACGLHTHRQNTVFGHGSIDADWLFVGEAPGSEEDKQGLPFVGRAGQLLDSILFSIGLARDEVYIANVLKCRPPRNRDPMGEEVIQCEPYLHKQIDRIRPEIIIAMGRFAAQALLKSTASIAELRGQRHEYSKFRIPLVVTYHPAYLLRSPLEKQKVWKDLQFAQVLLHGSESERST; encoded by the coding sequence GTGTCGAGAACATCTCCAGTTAGGGCAGATGGTGACGATATCGAACTGGAGGCGCTTGCGGATAAGGTTCGGCAGTGTCAGGCATGCGGCCTTCATACGCACCGACAGAACACGGTTTTCGGTCATGGCTCCATAGACGCAGACTGGTTGTTCGTAGGTGAGGCACCCGGTTCGGAAGAGGATAAACAGGGCCTACCGTTCGTGGGTCGTGCGGGCCAGTTGTTAGATTCAATATTGTTTAGCATCGGATTGGCGCGGGACGAGGTTTATATCGCCAATGTGCTCAAATGCCGGCCGCCGCGGAACAGAGATCCGATGGGTGAAGAGGTGATTCAATGTGAGCCCTATCTGCACAAGCAGATCGACCGCATCAGACCTGAGATTATCATCGCAATGGGTCGCTTTGCAGCCCAAGCACTACTGAAGTCGACAGCGTCGATAGCGGAACTGCGTGGCCAAAGACATGAGTATTCAAAATTCAGGATTCCTTTAGTAGTAACCTATCACCCGGCATACTTACTCCGCTCACCGTTAGAGAAACAGAAGGTGTGGAAAGATCTTCAGTTCGCGCAGGTTCTGTTGCACGGATCTGAAAGTGAACGGTCAACATGA
- a CDS encoding class I SAM-dependent methyltransferase, giving the protein MHNWFNTELGNCFTAEACAHIPSLVPYGYHGVALQIGAGGQDLLADIDCGERIYVVPPGCKLNGARVCSDWDALPFERRSMDLVVLFHALDFGKDPGGVLREVSEILAPEGYLVVLGLNPFGIWGICRLLKFHKNTIPWTANYFPLTRVQDWINLLGFATVGGTMYFYRPPVNNELILRRLKFMEAAGRRWWPALSGAYILVAKNKALNTHTKHLKNVLRGRRQRHRLQTLSRKS; this is encoded by the coding sequence ATGCACAATTGGTTTAACACCGAGCTTGGAAACTGTTTCACTGCCGAAGCATGTGCTCACATTCCCAGTCTGGTTCCTTATGGTTATCATGGAGTGGCATTGCAGATTGGGGCAGGGGGGCAGGATTTACTGGCCGACATTGACTGTGGTGAGCGAATCTATGTTGTTCCCCCAGGCTGTAAACTGAACGGAGCGCGAGTCTGTTCTGATTGGGACGCGCTGCCTTTCGAGCGCAGGTCTATGGATCTCGTTGTCCTGTTCCACGCGTTAGATTTCGGGAAAGATCCCGGCGGAGTATTAAGAGAAGTTAGCGAGATCTTGGCGCCCGAAGGGTATTTGGTTGTCCTGGGGCTCAACCCCTTTGGTATCTGGGGTATCTGCCGGTTGCTCAAATTTCATAAAAACACAATTCCGTGGACGGCAAACTACTTTCCGCTGACGAGGGTCCAAGACTGGATAAACTTATTGGGGTTCGCAACGGTAGGAGGGACAATGTATTTCTATCGACCACCTGTCAATAATGAACTTATATTGCGTCGGCTAAAATTTATGGAGGCGGCCGGCCGGCGTTGGTGGCCCGCACTTTCTGGTGCTTATATTCTGGTTGCGAAGAACAAGGCCCTTAACACCCACACAAAACATCTGAAGAACGTGTTAAGAGGGCGCCGGCAACGACACCGGCTCCAAACATTATCGCGAAAATCCTGA
- the rnhA gene encoding ribonuclease HI, with protein MAERWLIYTDGACRGNPGPGGWGAVLYRVGEKNELSGAESNTTNNRMELTAPVEALDALPASSHVSVYTDSQYVKNGITLWISNWKQNGWKTSNGKQVRNQDLWQALDQSTRRHVVQWYWVKGHSGDAGNERADELANEAIERMLA; from the coding sequence GTGGCTGAGCGATGGTTAATCTATACGGATGGGGCCTGTCGCGGCAATCCAGGGCCAGGAGGCTGGGGTGCGGTTCTGTATCGGGTAGGTGAGAAAAATGAACTCAGTGGTGCCGAGTCAAATACGACCAACAATCGGATGGAACTGACAGCACCAGTAGAGGCCCTTGACGCACTTCCGGCCTCCAGCCACGTATCCGTCTACACAGACTCACAGTACGTCAAAAATGGTATAACTCTGTGGATATCAAACTGGAAGCAAAACGGCTGGAAAACATCAAATGGCAAGCAGGTAAGAAACCAGGATCTCTGGCAAGCACTTGATCAATCCACACGGCGCCATGTTGTCCAGTGGTATTGGGTAAAAGGCCATTCTGGCGACGCTGGGAACGAAAGAGCAGATGAGTTAGCCAATGAGGCGATCGAAAGAATGCTTGCTTAG
- the dnaQ gene encoding DNA polymerase III subunit epsilon — MRQVFLDTETTGLDWELGHRVVEIGCIEVSARRITENSFHSYVNPERQVESEAQEVHGLTTEFLLDKPRFSELLEEFLSFIEGCELVIHNASFDIGFLNNEIRLVDPARGKIDDYCQVVDSLALARQLHPGQRNSLDALAKRYQVDTSQRTYHGGLLDARILAEVYLAMTGGQADLSFMMNDQQAKLREDNLDIGRSSARGARGSSDYSDERFVVISASDDEILEHNEWLDRLGDNCVWRSDVES; from the coding sequence ATGAGACAAGTCTTTTTAGATACCGAGACAACTGGTTTAGATTGGGAACTAGGTCATCGCGTCGTCGAGATAGGCTGTATCGAGGTGTCAGCCCGGCGGATTACAGAAAATTCTTTTCATAGTTACGTCAATCCCGAAAGGCAGGTCGAGTCGGAAGCGCAAGAAGTGCACGGACTCACCACAGAATTTCTGTTGGACAAGCCAAGATTTTCAGAACTCCTAGAGGAATTCCTGTCATTTATAGAAGGCTGTGAATTGGTTATCCACAACGCATCCTTTGATATCGGGTTTTTGAATAACGAAATAAGGTTGGTGGATCCAGCGCGTGGGAAAATTGATGATTATTGCCAGGTCGTAGACAGTTTGGCACTGGCTCGACAACTGCATCCCGGCCAGCGCAACAGCCTCGATGCTTTAGCCAAGCGCTATCAGGTCGATACCAGTCAGAGGACTTATCATGGTGGTCTACTGGATGCGAGAATTTTGGCAGAGGTCTATCTCGCGATGACCGGTGGACAGGCAGACCTCTCCTTTATGATGAATGACCAGCAGGCGAAGTTAAGAGAGGACAATCTAGATATCGGTCGGAGTTCTGCAAGAGGCGCCAGAGGCAGCAGTGACTACTCAGACGAGAGATTCGTGGTCATTTCGGCCAGCGATGATGAGATTTTAGAACACAATGAATGGCTCGATAGGTTAGGCGACAACTGTGTCTGGAGGTCTGATGTAGAGTCCTGA
- the acs gene encoding acetate--CoA ligase, which yields MNDDRKYPVDLEYAETAYIDETRYQEMYRRSIDNPEEFWSEQAEKYLTYTKKWDQVMKYDFVTGEIAWFSGAKLNATVNCIDRHLESRGDQVAIIWESDDPSEQQHISYKELHERVCRFANLLKSRGVKKGDRVSIYMPMIPEAAVAMLGCARIGAVHSVVFGGFSPDALRDRILDSDCRVVVTADEGPRGGRPVPLKANVETALKECPDVHTTIVVRRTGAKVPGDAKRDVWYHEGIAGVSPDCEPEEMDAEDPLFILYTSGSTGKPKGVLHTTAGYQLYAAMTHRLVFDYKEGEIYWCTADVGWITGHSYIVYGPLANGATTLMFEGVPTYPDASRFWDIVEKHSVNIFYTAPTAIRALMSLGDGPVLAADRTSLRILGTVGEPINPEAWEWYYRVVGDQRCPIVDTWWQTETGGILISPLVGATALKPGSATRPFFGIQPALLDDEGNEVHGAGVGNLVIRHSWPGQMRTVYGDHDRFISTYFATYPGYYMTGDGARRDEDGYYWITGRVDDVINVSGHRMGTAEVESALVLHDLVAEAAVVGYPHEIKGQGIYGYVTLMVGSDPSDELKNDLVNLVRKEIGPFAAPDVIQWAPGLPKTRSGKIMRRILRKIAANEIDDLGDTSTLADPTVVDELVSKRPNR from the coding sequence ATGAATGATGACCGAAAATATCCGGTCGACTTGGAATATGCGGAAACTGCCTACATTGATGAGACCCGCTACCAGGAGATGTATCGTCGGTCAATCGATAATCCCGAAGAGTTTTGGTCGGAGCAGGCGGAAAAATACCTGACTTATACCAAGAAGTGGGATCAGGTGATGAAGTATGACTTCGTCACCGGAGAGATTGCATGGTTTAGTGGTGCAAAACTCAATGCAACGGTTAATTGTATAGATCGTCATCTTGAGTCTCGGGGCGATCAAGTTGCGATCATATGGGAGAGCGACGATCCATCTGAACAGCAGCATATTTCTTACAAAGAGCTACATGAACGCGTCTGTCGATTTGCCAATCTTCTGAAATCGCGCGGAGTGAAAAAGGGGGATCGGGTTTCTATCTACATGCCGATGATTCCTGAGGCTGCAGTCGCTATGTTGGGTTGTGCCCGGATCGGAGCAGTGCACTCCGTGGTATTCGGCGGCTTTTCGCCAGATGCGTTAAGAGACCGCATCCTGGATTCAGATTGCCGTGTTGTTGTAACTGCAGACGAGGGCCCACGTGGAGGGCGACCAGTGCCGCTCAAAGCAAACGTTGAGACAGCGCTTAAGGAATGTCCGGATGTGCATACCACTATCGTTGTGCGAAGAACGGGCGCTAAGGTGCCTGGTGACGCAAAACGAGATGTCTGGTATCACGAAGGTATAGCGGGTGTATCACCGGATTGTGAGCCTGAAGAGATGGATGCAGAGGATCCTCTGTTTATTCTCTATACGTCAGGTTCTACCGGAAAGCCTAAGGGCGTGTTGCACACTACCGCGGGTTATCAACTCTACGCGGCGATGACTCATCGATTGGTATTCGATTATAAAGAAGGAGAAATATATTGGTGTACAGCTGATGTGGGTTGGATCACAGGCCACTCATATATTGTTTACGGCCCTTTGGCCAACGGTGCAACTACATTGATGTTTGAGGGAGTGCCAACCTATCCAGACGCGAGTCGTTTCTGGGATATTGTGGAAAAACATTCTGTCAACATTTTCTATACCGCACCGACGGCAATTCGAGCGTTGATGAGTTTAGGAGATGGTCCTGTGCTGGCTGCTGATCGTACAAGTCTTCGCATATTAGGCACCGTAGGTGAGCCGATTAACCCAGAGGCCTGGGAATGGTATTACCGAGTCGTTGGGGACCAACGGTGTCCTATCGTGGATACGTGGTGGCAGACAGAGACTGGTGGTATTCTAATTTCGCCCCTGGTTGGTGCAACGGCACTGAAACCAGGTTCAGCAACCCGACCGTTTTTCGGAATTCAGCCAGCGCTTCTGGACGATGAAGGCAATGAAGTACATGGTGCAGGTGTGGGTAATTTGGTTATCAGGCACTCATGGCCAGGACAGATGCGAACGGTGTACGGTGATCACGACCGCTTTATATCGACCTATTTTGCCACGTACCCTGGATACTATATGACCGGAGACGGTGCACGCAGAGATGAGGACGGTTACTACTGGATCACAGGTCGAGTTGATGACGTTATCAATGTTTCGGGTCATCGAATGGGAACCGCTGAGGTTGAGAGTGCTCTGGTATTGCATGATTTGGTCGCGGAGGCAGCTGTTGTCGGGTATCCGCACGAAATCAAGGGACAGGGGATCTACGGCTACGTTACTTTGATGGTGGGTAGTGATCCCAGTGACGAACTTAAGAATGACCTCGTTAATCTCGTGCGAAAGGAAATAGGTCCGTTTGCGGCACCCGATGTAATCCAATGGGCTCCGGGGTTGCCGAAAACCCGCTCGGGAAAGATTATGCGTCGAATTTTGAGAAAGATAGCCGCCAATGAAATTGATGACTTGGGAGATACGTCGACCCTGGCAGATCCTACTGTCGTAGACGAGCTGGTGTCTAAGCGACCGAATCGCTAG
- the rpsF gene encoding 30S ribosomal protein S6, which translates to MRHYEVVFLVHPDQSEQVPAMTERYRGVIENAGGQLHRLEDWGRRQLAYPIEKVHKAHYVLMNVECDQPTLDEINNLFKFNDAVIRNLIIKKKIAVSEPSFLAQSGDNNDAASEPERLTSEAVETADADKNPGTDREADGEVVDDQPLEKSASADGDSAAVSDPEAEEVEEPQT; encoded by the coding sequence ATGCGCCATTACGAGGTAGTATTTCTCGTCCATCCTGATCAGAGCGAGCAGGTCCCTGCAATGACCGAACGATATAGGGGCGTTATAGAGAACGCCGGCGGTCAGCTACACAGGCTGGAAGATTGGGGTAGGCGTCAGTTGGCCTATCCTATTGAGAAGGTTCACAAAGCACATTACGTGCTGATGAACGTAGAGTGTGATCAACCAACGCTTGATGAAATAAACAACCTGTTTAAATTCAACGATGCAGTTATCAGAAATCTAATCATCAAGAAGAAAATTGCCGTTAGCGAACCGTCATTCTTGGCACAAAGCGGGGACAATAATGATGCTGCTTCTGAGCCTGAGAGGCTTACTAGCGAGGCCGTAGAGACGGCGGACGCCGACAAGAACCCGGGCACTGATAGGGAAGCGGACGGTGAGGTGGTAGATGATCAGCCGTTGGAAAAATCAGCGTCAGCGGACGGAGATTCTGCTGCGGTCTCAGATCCTGAAGCTGAGGAAGTTGAGGAGCCCCAGACATGA
- the rpsR gene encoding 30S ribosomal protein S18 produces the protein MRNNRRRKFCRFTALGVTEIDYKDLDTLKSYITETGKIIPSRNTGTKPRYQRQLATAVKRARYLALLPYSDQH, from the coding sequence ATGAGAAACAACCGCCGTCGTAAATTCTGTCGTTTTACTGCCTTGGGTGTAACCGAGATAGACTATAAAGATTTGGACACCCTCAAATCCTATATTACCGAGACGGGAAAAATAATTCCCAGCAGGAATACCGGAACCAAACCGCGCTACCAGCGTCAGTTGGCCACTGCGGTCAAAAGAGCGCGTTACCTGGCTTTACTTCCTTATAGTGATCAGCATTAG
- the rplI gene encoding 50S ribosomal protein L9 — MEIILLENIQNLGELGDVVQVRSGYARNYLVPQGKAVWATQDAKGQVEERRKELAKLDSERMDAAKAKIDLLPASVTVARRAGEEGKLFGSVSAVDISELLQGADLAIQRSEIDLPEGPIKALGEHEIHVILHPQVRQSLKVVVIAEQEEDGDDVQEDNIS, encoded by the coding sequence ATGGAAATCATACTACTGGAAAACATACAGAATCTGGGAGAGCTAGGAGACGTTGTACAGGTGCGATCTGGTTATGCCCGGAATTATCTTGTGCCACAAGGCAAGGCGGTATGGGCGACTCAAGACGCGAAGGGGCAGGTTGAAGAACGCCGTAAAGAGCTCGCAAAACTAGACAGTGAAAGAATGGATGCTGCAAAGGCTAAGATCGATTTGTTGCCGGCGTCTGTGACTGTTGCTCGTAGAGCAGGTGAAGAAGGCAAACTGTTCGGTTCTGTATCAGCGGTAGATATTTCGGAATTGTTGCAAGGTGCGGATTTAGCCATCCAGCGTTCCGAAATCGATCTGCCTGAAGGGCCGATCAAAGCCTTAGGGGAACATGAAATTCACGTAATACTTCACCCACAAGTCAGGCAATCGCTGAAGGTTGTGGTGATTGCTGAACAGGAAGAAGATGGCGACGACGTTCAGGAAGACAACATCTCCTGA
- the dnaB gene encoding replicative DNA helicase, with amino-acid sequence MSETQAIISNRREYPVPPQALEAEQSVLGCLLLDSRRWDDVAEVVLEEDFYTKAHRDIFSAIKALHAADEPVDVVTTAEWLGNSGVLDRVGGLTYLGELAKNTPGTVNVIAYAAIVRERSVLRRLINVATQISEKAYNPEGSNVEDLLGYAEKLVFDIAEADKRQKGGFMPIQGLLTEALDRIEELYESGQTITGVSTGFGDLDDITSGLQPSDLIVIAGRPSMGKTSLAMNIVENAAIGSKLPVAVFSMEMPGQQLAMRMLSSLGRINAHHVRTGKLSKDDWPRLTSAVELLDSAPIYIDDTPALTPVELRSRIRRLSRERGRLGMIVVDYLQLMQTGDNSENRAVEVSNITRALKIIAKEMSAPVVVLSQLNRSLEQRPNKRPVMSDLRESGAIEQDADVIFFIYRDEIYNEDSKDRGTAEIIIGKQRNGPTGTIRLTFLGEYTRFENYVSEFSEPLY; translated from the coding sequence ATGTCAGAGACCCAGGCAATAATCTCAAACAGACGCGAATACCCTGTACCGCCGCAAGCACTTGAAGCAGAGCAGTCGGTTCTGGGTTGCCTGCTTTTGGATTCCAGGCGGTGGGATGATGTGGCAGAGGTTGTATTAGAAGAAGACTTCTACACTAAGGCGCATCGAGATATATTTTCGGCTATAAAAGCGCTTCATGCTGCGGACGAACCGGTAGATGTAGTTACAACAGCAGAGTGGCTGGGCAATAGCGGTGTGCTCGATAGGGTCGGTGGCCTCACTTACTTGGGAGAACTGGCTAAGAATACACCGGGTACAGTTAACGTCATAGCTTATGCTGCGATCGTCCGAGAACGGTCTGTGTTACGGCGTTTGATCAACGTTGCCACACAGATTTCTGAAAAAGCTTACAACCCTGAAGGTTCCAATGTAGAAGACTTATTGGGGTACGCGGAAAAGCTGGTGTTCGATATAGCTGAAGCCGACAAACGCCAGAAGGGTGGGTTTATGCCGATTCAGGGTCTTCTGACAGAGGCATTAGACAGAATAGAGGAACTCTATGAATCCGGACAAACCATTACAGGCGTATCGACGGGGTTTGGCGATCTGGATGACATCACATCAGGCCTTCAACCCTCGGATCTGATAGTTATCGCTGGTCGGCCATCGATGGGTAAAACCAGTCTTGCAATGAACATAGTTGAGAATGCCGCGATCGGGAGCAAACTGCCTGTTGCGGTATTCAGCATGGAAATGCCTGGCCAGCAACTTGCAATGCGAATGCTTTCATCTTTGGGCAGAATCAATGCACATCACGTCAGGACAGGAAAACTTTCCAAGGATGACTGGCCTCGTCTGACCTCGGCCGTGGAGTTGCTTGATTCTGCTCCTATATATATTGATGATACTCCCGCGCTTACACCGGTTGAACTAAGATCTCGCATTCGCAGACTGTCCCGGGAACGTGGGCGACTCGGTATGATCGTAGTCGACTATCTACAGTTGATGCAGACCGGTGATAACAGCGAGAATCGAGCAGTTGAGGTATCTAACATCACCAGGGCACTAAAGATTATTGCTAAAGAGATGTCTGCCCCTGTGGTCGTGCTTTCACAGTTAAATCGGAGCCTGGAACAAAGGCCTAACAAAAGGCCTGTTATGTCCGATCTTAGAGAGTCTGGCGCGATAGAGCAGGATGCCGATGTTATATTTTTTATTTATAGAGATGAGATCTACAATGAAGATTCTAAGGATCGTGGTACAGCCGAAATTATCATAGGTAAACAAAGAAATGGCCCCACGGGTACCATTCGACTGACATTCCTGGGCGAATACACTCGGTTTGAGAACTATGTTTCTGAGTTTTCAGAGCCTCTGTATTGA